Part of the candidate division WOR-3 bacterium genome, CTGCCCGGACCCCGGAGCATTCTGACCTCGCCAACAGAAAATGGGGGAAAGTTGTAATGGAGCATAAAGGACTTCTTCTCCTCCATCGCCAGCTCCACATCGTCGATCACCTGCTCATCCGATTTCGTGCCCAAGGTGGTTGTTGCCAAGGACTGGGTCTGACCACGGGTAAAAAGCGCCGAGCCGTGCGCCCTGGGCAAAACCCCTACCGCACACTCAATCTCCCGCAAATCATCCATCCCCCTGCCATCAAGCCGCTCACCCTTTTCCAAAACCCTCCTCCTCACATCCGCACCAATAATCTCCTCCAGTACCGCCTGAATCTGCGCTCCTGCATCCGGAAACCTCTCCTCCAACTCCGCGGTCAAACTCCTCAGAAGTTCCTGCCGGGCAATGCTCCGCTGCCGCTTGTCCTTAATGTCATTAGTTTTTTTTGCCCGCTCCTCTGCCAAACGGAAAACCTCCTGCCGCAACTCATCCGCAACTAATGGGGTGTCAACGGTGAGTTTGGGTTTGCCCACCGCCGCCTGCAGCTCCTTCTGCAACTCAATCGTCTGTCTGATAACGGGCATTGCCAGCTCCCAAGCCCGGTCAATGTCCTCAACACTTACCTCCCGTGCCTGACCGGCAATGGTCATCACCAGGTCCCCCGCTATTCCAACAAAGAGCATTGACATCTCCGCCTCATCCAATTGGCTCATCGGCGGGTTGCAAATAAGTTTGCCATTAATTTTACCAACCCGACAGGCCCCAATAGGGCCAAGGAAAGGTATCTCCGAAACGGTCAGCGCTGCCGAGGCGGCAATCAGGCTCAAAAACTCGCTCTCATTCTCCATATCGGTTGAAAGGAGATAGGCGATAATCTGGGTCTCGTTACGGAAGTTGGGCGGGAAAAGCGGTCTGATGGGTCGGTCAATCAGGCGGCAGGTCAAGGTCTCCTTGTCCCTGGGCTTGCCTTCCCTTTTGAAAAAACCACCAGGAATCTTGCCCGCGGCATAGGCAAGCTCCCGGTAATCAACCACTAACGGGAAAAAGTCCTGATACCCCTCAATCGGCTCCTTCTGATAAACCGCGCTTGCCAGGACAACCGAATCCCCATAACGGGCTAAAACCCCACCATCAGCCTGACGGGCCACCCTGCCAAACTCCAACGACAGGGTCCGACCACAAACCTCGGACTCTACCCGGTGCATCGTTTAACCCCGGAGGCCGAGAGCGGTAACAATCTTCTCGTAGCGCTCCTGATGATGCCTTGCCAGATACTGCAAATGCCGGCGCCTCTCATTTACCAGTTTAATCAGCCCACGCCGGGAATGTTTGTCCTTCTTATGCACCTTCAGATGCTCGGTCAGGAGGTTGATTCTCTCGGTGAGAATCGCAATCTGCACCTCCGGGGAACCGGTGTCCCGCTCGTGCAACTGAAAGGCGCTTACCAACCTTTGCTTTTGCTCCTTAGTTAATGCCATTTGCTATGTCCTTTTTATATTAAAATACCCAAACCTTTACCAATGTCAACAACACCCAACACAAGAACCAAAGGCCAAAAAACCCGCCTCTTCCCTCCTCGGCGTTTCTAACCTCCTTACAGTTTAGAGCCCAAAAACAAAGATATTAACCCACCCGAACCCTGAAAATACTGCCTTTTATTTATAACCCCTGTTTTGAACAAGGGTTAAAACTCCTGCGCCGCATCAACCTTCATTTCCCCTATCATATCATTAGGGGGGTGACCCCCTGGGTCACTATTTGACTTTTAGCCCCAATCGGGTTATCCTTTTAAAAGGAAGGAAGTGAACAAAGGGTTGTTACATTTTACTGTTGTAAACAGGTTATCGGCAGAATAGTTTATTAAAAGAATCAGGAGGAGTTATGTTAACGAAATTTGCTAATGAGACTTATCTCGACTTTTCTCGGCCCGAAATCGGGCAGAAGATGAAACAGGCGCTGAGTGAGCTGAAGGGAAGAGCAGGTAAGGAGCATCTTCTTTTTATCGACGGTAAGTGGGTAAAGACCAAAGAAAAGTTTTTTAGTTATAACCCATCGGATAAGAGCCCAGTAGGCACTTTTCAACAGGGAACGGTCAAGGAGGCAGAGGCGGCGCTGAAATCTGCCTGGGCTGCCTTTGAAACCTGGCGGTTTGTGCCGGCGATTGAGCGGGCAGCAATATTTCTGCGTGCGGCAAGGATTATGCGCTCGCGCCGGTTTGAGTTTGATGCCGCAATGGTATTAGAGGTAGGGAAGAACTGGCTTGAGGCAGATGCCGACTTTGCTGAGGCGATTGATTTCCTTGAGTTCTATGCGCGGGAGGCGATTCGCTATGACCAGCCCGGCGGGGTAACACCTTATCCAGGTGAGATTCAGGAGGTCCGCTACATCCCCTTGGGCGCGGGTCTGGTGATTCCGCCCTGGAACTTCCCCTGCGCAATAATGGCAGGGATGACAACCGCAGCCGCGGTGAGCGGTAATACCGTTGTTTTGAAACCGGCATCAGATGCGCCCCTCATCGCGACGATGTTTGTAGAATGCCTTGAGGAGGCGGGTCTGCCCCCAGGCGTGGTTAACCTTGTAACCGGACCGGGTTCAACCGTTGGCAATTACTTAGTGGAGCATCCCAAGACCAGATTTATCTCCTTTACCGGCTCCAAGGATGTGGGACTGGGCATTATCGAGCGCGCGGGCAGGACCGCACCGGGTCAGATTTGGATTAAGCGGGTTGTTGCCGAGATGGGCGGCAAGGACTGCATCATCGTTGACTCTGAGGCGGATTTGCCCAGTGCGGTTGAAGGGGTCGTGGTCTCAGCATATGGCTTTCAGGGGCAGAAATGCTCTGCCTGCTCAAGGCTGGTCCTTGATGCCAAAATCTATGATGAGTTCCTTGATATGCTCATCGCCCGCGTGAAGAAGATTAAGATGGGACCGGTGGAAGAACAGGAAAACTGGCTCGGACCGGTGATAAACCAGAGCGCCTTTAAAAAGATAATGGACTACATTGCCGTGGGCAAGAAGGAGGGCAGGCTGATTTGCGGCGGCAAGGGCGACGAACGCAATGGCTATTTTATCCAGCCGACCATATTTGCCGATGTGAAGAGAAATGCGAGAATCGCCCAGGAGGAGATTTTTGGACCGGTCTTGGCGGTCATCAAGGCGCGCAACTTTGCCGATGCGCTTGATATTGCCAACTCTACCGAATATGGCTTGACCGGCGCGGTCTACACCCGCAACCGGGATAAAATTATCCGCGCCAAAAAGGAGTTTCATGTTGGCAACCTCTATTTCAACCGCAAGTGCACCGGCGCTTTGGTTGATGTCCAGCCGTTTGGCGGGTTTAATATGTCTGGCACCGACTCCAAGGCGGGCGGCAGGGACTATCTCTTGCTTTTCCTGCAGGCAAAGTCAATGACCGAAAGGTTCTAAACCTGGATTATGCGTAAGCGAGTAATAATAATGGGCGCTGCCGGCATGGACTATCACCTTTTCAATATGGTCTTCCGAGACAATGAGAAGTATGAGGTGGTTGGTTTCACAATGGCGGCAGAGCAGAACCTGGGTACGGTGGGCAGGTTGCGCACCTATCCACCACTCCTTGCCGGCAAACTTTACCCAGATGGCATCCCAACATATTACGAAAAGGAACTGCCTGAACTCATCCGCTCACTCAAGGTTGATGAGGTCTATTTTGCCTACTCTGATGTCAATCATAACTTTGTGATGCATCGGGCATCTGAGGTATTGGTCGCGGGTGCGAGGTTCTGCCTTATGCCACCAAGACTTTTGCAAATCAAGGCATCCAAGCCGGTCTTTGCGGTATGTGCGGTGCGTACCGGTTGTGGCAAATCCCAGACATCTCGTCGGGTTTATGAAATCTTGCAGGGAGAAGGTTTAAAGGTTGTTGCGATTCGCGAACCGATGCCCTATGGCGAGCTTGAAAAACAGGTGTGGCAGCGTTTTGCCAGTTATGAGGACCTTGACCGCGCCAATGTCACAATTGAGGAGCGGGAGGAGTATGAACCTTATATTGAACAGGGGATGGTAATCTATGCTGGCTGCGATTATCAGGAGATTTTAAGGCATGCCGAGGCAGAAGCCGATTGTATTGTCTGGGATGGTGGGAACAACGAAATCTCCTTTTATGTCCCGGACTTACTGATTGTCATTACGGACCCTTTGCGAACAGACCACACCCTTTCTTACCATCCTGGTGAGGTGAATCTGATGATGGCTGATGTGGTGGTGATTAACAAGGAGGATTCGGCAAAACCCGAGGCAATCAAGAGGCTCAAGGAGTTAATCAAGGAGACAAACCCTAAGGCGATAATCGTTGACGCCGATTCCCCATTAACCGTTGAGAAACCAGAGTTAATCAAAGGCAAAAAGGTCTTGGTTGTGGAGGATGGACCAACCGTTACCCATGGCGAGATGCCCTATGGTGCGGGCAGGATTGCTGCTGAGCGTTTTGGCGCAGGGGTCATTGTTGACCCGAAACCCTATGCGCGGGGGAGTCTGGCTCAGGAGCTTGTTCGCAGCAGGCATCTTGACCGGGTCCTGCCGGCAATGGGTTATTCAGCTGAACAGTTAAAGGAGCTGGAGGAGGCAATCAATCGGGCTGATTGCGACATCGTCATCAGCGGCACACCGATTGACCTGAGCCGGCTGATAAAGACCAACAAACCTGTTGTCAGGGTCCGTTACCGGCTAAAGGAAAAGTCCCAGCCTGACCTGAAGGAGATTATCACCGAATGGTTCAAGCGAAGGCGAAATGAAGGAGATTGAGTCAAAAATCCTTGCCCATCTCAAGGAGGATAAGCAACACCGGCGAAGTGTGCAGGAACTTACCCGCATCCTGGGTATTGA contains:
- a CDS encoding cyclic 2,3-diphosphoglycerate synthase, producing MRKRVIIMGAAGMDYHLFNMVFRDNEKYEVVGFTMAAEQNLGTVGRLRTYPPLLAGKLYPDGIPTYYEKELPELIRSLKVDEVYFAYSDVNHNFVMHRASEVLVAGARFCLMPPRLLQIKASKPVFAVCAVRTGCGKSQTSRRVYEILQGEGLKVVAIREPMPYGELEKQVWQRFASYEDLDRANVTIEEREEYEPYIEQGMVIYAGCDYQEILRHAEAEADCIVWDGGNNEISFYVPDLLIVITDPLRTDHTLSYHPGEVNLMMADVVVINKEDSAKPEAIKRLKELIKETNPKAIIVDADSPLTVEKPELIKGKKVLVVEDGPTVTHGEMPYGAGRIAAERFGAGVIVDPKPYARGSLAQELVRSRHLDRVLPAMGYSAEQLKELEEAINRADCDIVISGTPIDLSRLIKTNKPVVRVRYRLKEKSQPDLKEIITEWFKRRRNEGD
- the rpsO gene encoding 30S ribosomal protein S15, translated to MALTKEQKQRLVSAFQLHERDTGSPEVQIAILTERINLLTEHLKVHKKDKHSRRGLIKLVNERRRHLQYLARHHQERYEKIVTALGLRG
- the pruA gene encoding L-glutamate gamma-semialdehyde dehydrogenase, which gives rise to MLTKFANETYLDFSRPEIGQKMKQALSELKGRAGKEHLLFIDGKWVKTKEKFFSYNPSDKSPVGTFQQGTVKEAEAALKSAWAAFETWRFVPAIERAAIFLRAARIMRSRRFEFDAAMVLEVGKNWLEADADFAEAIDFLEFYAREAIRYDQPGGVTPYPGEIQEVRYIPLGAGLVIPPWNFPCAIMAGMTTAAAVSGNTVVLKPASDAPLIATMFVECLEEAGLPPGVVNLVTGPGSTVGNYLVEHPKTRFISFTGSKDVGLGIIERAGRTAPGQIWIKRVVAEMGGKDCIIVDSEADLPSAVEGVVVSAYGFQGQKCSACSRLVLDAKIYDEFLDMLIARVKKIKMGPVEEQENWLGPVINQSAFKKIMDYIAVGKKEGRLICGGKGDERNGYFIQPTIFADVKRNARIAQEEIFGPVLAVIKARNFADALDIANSTEYGLTGAVYTRNRDKIIRAKKEFHVGNLYFNRKCTGALVDVQPFGGFNMSGTDSKAGGRDYLLLFLQAKSMTERF
- a CDS encoding polyribonucleotide nucleotidyltransferase gives rise to the protein MHRVESEVCGRTLSLEFGRVARQADGGVLARYGDSVVLASAVYQKEPIEGYQDFFPLVVDYRELAYAAGKIPGGFFKREGKPRDKETLTCRLIDRPIRPLFPPNFRNETQIIAYLLSTDMENESEFLSLIAASAALTVSEIPFLGPIGACRVGKINGKLICNPPMSQLDEAEMSMLFVGIAGDLVMTIAGQAREVSVEDIDRAWELAMPVIRQTIELQKELQAAVGKPKLTVDTPLVADELRQEVFRLAEERAKKTNDIKDKRQRSIARQELLRSLTAELEERFPDAGAQIQAVLEEIIGADVRRRVLEKGERLDGRGMDDLREIECAVGVLPRAHGSALFTRGQTQSLATTTLGTKSDEQVIDDVELAMEEKKSFMLHYNFPPFSVGEVRMLRGPGRREIGHGDLAERALLAVVPKEESFPYTIRVVSDILESNGSSSMASVCSGSLSMMDAGVPVKAQVAGIAMGLVKEGE